The Hoeflea algicola DNA window GAAACGGGCGCGCCGCCTGCAGCACGTAGCGGTCAATGCCGCGCGCCACCCGGGCGCTGGTATTGGCTGCCAGCGGTCGCACTGATCGCAGCCCATACCGGGCCCAGATCTCGGCCTTGCTGTCGAAAATCGAGGGACAGGGCAACGCCCAGTCGATGATCTCCGCAGCCGTGCGCCACGGCAACAGCCTGCCCGCTTTCACCGCCTCGCTTTTCGGGTCGCCGTGTGTAGGTTCCGGCCAGGCGATCTTTTGACCGTCAAACCGGATCAGGATGAACACCCGCTTGCGGATGGTCGGCGCGCCATAGTCGCAGGCCCGAAGTTCCTTGATCTCGATCTTGCCGCCCAGCCGGCGCAGTTTCGTGCACCACGCCTTGAAGGTTTCGCCCTTGCGTTCCGGATCGGGCACCAGCCCCTTGTCGGTGGTCATCAGCGGCCCCCAGGTCTGGAATTCCTCGACGTTCTCGATCGCCACCACGTCGACCCGGCCACCTGATTTCTGGATACGCTCGATCCAGCCCGGAATGATCCACGCCAGATCGCGGATATTGCGCTGCACAGGCGCGCCGCCCTTGGCCTTGGAGAAGTGCTTGCAGTCGGGCGAAAACCACGCAAACCCGATGTGAGCGTGATTGAAATGGTCGAGCGGATCGACCTTGTAGACGTTCTGGCACAGATGTACGGTGTCAGGATGATTGACCGCATGCATGGCCACGGCCACAGGGTCATGGTTGATGGCAAAATCCGGAGAGCGCCCGAGCGCCATTTCGATCCCGGTAGAAGCACCGCCACCACCCGCAAAGCAGTCAATGATCAGAGTTTTCCTCATTCCGCAGCCTCCAGTTCTGCGCGCGCCGGAAACGAGCGGCCCACGATGTCAATGTGTTTGCGATTTTGCTTGTTCGGCCGAATGCTGATTGTCGTCGGCATGATCAGTTCATCGGTGCGCAACAGCGCTTCCTCGGTCGTCTTCGGGTATGGCGCCGATCCGCCATGCAGCGACCACCATTGGCAGGCTGCTTGTTTTCGGGTCATTCCGTGTTCAAACGCGACCCACTCCCGGTACTCGGAAATACCCGCAATGAAGGTGACGCGAACGCTGTCTGGCATTCCGAGCTTTTCATGCCGATGAAAGCGCCAATCGACCACAGGCACCTGTTGCGGACCGACCTTCTCGCCAGACAGGATGCCGACCGACTTCTCGGCTTCCGCTTCGTGTTTTGGCTTTTCCTCGCGCGGAAATTCATGACCACAGATTTTGCAGGTGATCGAGTTGATGGCGATCAGTTCCTGGCAGCCGGGGCATTCCTTGGCGCGGACGCTGTCAACGGACACCTTTCCGGTGTCGGCATCTGGGTTGAACGTCTTGCTCTCGGCGCCTACCGCATCGACCGGGCCATGGCGGCGAATGTTGCCGGCATAGTCGAGGACAAGGCAATTTTCTTTGCCGGGTGACAGGCGAGTGCCACGGCCGACGATCTGGACATACAAGCCTGTGGAAAGCGTTGGCCTCAACATCACGACCAGATCAACGCCTGGCGCATCAAAGCCGGTGGTCAGTACCTGGGCGTTGGTCAGGCACTTGATCTCACCAGCCTTGAACCGCCGCAAGATTGAATCTCGCTCACCTGACGGCGTGTCGCCGGTCACTGTCTCGCAGGATATGCCGCGGCCGCGCATGGCGTCTCGAACATTGAAGGCATGCTTGACGCCGGCACAGAATACCAACCACGACCGGCGCGACTTTCCAAACTCGCAGATCTCGGCCACGGCTTGAGCCGTGATCTTGTCAGATGCGTTTTCAAGTTGGGCTGGAACGAACTCCCCGCCCCGCTTCTGAACGTTGGAAACGTCGATCTCGGTCAACCCGGCCTTGGATACCAACGGCGACAAGAAACCGTCTTCAATACCCTCGGCAACGCCGTATTTATAGACTGTTTCGTCAAAGAGCCGCGCCGTGCCGCCGTCGAGCCTTCCGGTGTCCATCCGGTACGGCGTGGCGGAGAAGCCACAGACGCGGGCATGCGGCGATTTCGCTGCAATATCGTCAAGAAGCTGGCGATACATGCCCTCGCCCTTGGACGGGACCAAGTGAGCTTCGTCGATGTGGATCAAGTCGCGCTCACCAAGCAGATCTGCGCGGCGATAAACGGACTGGATAGATGCGAATGTAATCCGGTGATGCGCATCGCGGCGACCAAGGCCTGCAGAGTAAATGCCTGCAGGCGCATCGGGCCATACTTTAAGCAAGGCCATGAAATTCTGCTGGACCAGCTCTCTCACGTGAACAAGCATCAAGACCCGCATTGCCGGGTATTCTTCAAGCAGGGATCGCGTGAGTTCTGCGATCACCATACTCTTGCCCGTTCCGGTCGCCATCTCGACAAGTGGATTGCCACCGCCCTTTGACCAGTAGTCTTTGACGGCTGCGATTGCATCGGATTGGTATGGTCTGAGGGTGATCATCTCAACACCTTCCGTGCGGCCTTCTCGGCATCTTCAAGCGAGCCTTTCGCAGCGATGATTGTGATCATGGCAAGACGCGCCGCCGTCTTCTGTTCATCGGATGCGTCGGGATGATCGGCGAAAACGGCTTGCCACCGCTGGCGAGCCAATTCGACGGAGTAATCCGGATTTGCGGCAGCAGCCTTGAGCGCCTTGTTGCGCAACGTGTTCGGCTTCATCCCCACACCTCCCGCGCCACGTCACGCAGAGAACGGACAACGCGCAATTCCTGCTCGATGTGCCAGCGTTTTTTCCAGTAACCATCGCCGATCTGTTTTGCGTCAATGGCGGCGGCGATCATCTGGTTTTCGCGCGCCAATGCGGCTTCAAGCTTTGCGGTTCTGACGTTGATTGGATCGGTGATTTTCATGCCGCATCCCCCGAGAACGTGTCGAGAAGATCGCCGGCAGTCTGATTTTCTTCGGCTGACTGGAGATTGCGAACCGCGCGCTTGAAATAGGCGGGCTTCAATTCGGTTCCGAGAAACTTACGACCTTCGCGGACGGCGACGACACCCTCGGAACCGATGCCCATGAAAGGAGAATAGACCGTCTCGCCCGGGTTGGAATACTGCAGGACGATGCGCTGCGTCAGGTCCAGCGGCATCGGGCAAAGGTGCCGCTCCTCGTCGTTCTTGGCGCCCACGTTGAGCACGTTCGTCTCGTGGGTATCCATCCAGACCGGGGAAGCCCACTCCTGCCAGACATCGAGCGGAAATTGCGAGGGCGGATGAACGACGGCCGGCGTGTTTTCCATGGCTTCGTTCCACTTGCGGAACACTGCGATATATTCAGGCATGCCGCCGCCAGTGCGCGCCGCATCGGTCCGGAAATTCTTATAAAGTAGCCGGTCCGACTTGGTTTTTTGCATCTCCTTGACCGGGCAGCGCCAGATCGTGATCAGTCGGTGAAAGGTCCATCCTTCCTCGACGTGAACGCGGATGCATTCTCCGGTGAAGTGGTAAAGTCCGCGATCACCCTTCTCGGAACTGTTGGAGTAGAAGACCAGATCCTTGACGTGGATCGCGGTCAGCCGGCCGGGCTTCGTGATGCGCAGCTTTTCGCGGATCAGATGCCGATAGGTGGCGAAGAACTCGTCATGGGAATCGACGTTGCCCATATCCCGCTCACTCTCGGAATAAATATAAAGTGACGAAAACGGAGGTGAGTAAACGGACAGGTCGATTGAATTGGTCGGCATGCCAGCCGTGAATTCCACGGTGTCGGCGTTGTAGGCATTCCATGACGTGCCAGCGGATTGGTCGAGAACATTGGTCATGCGCTGATCCACGCCGGTAGCGTGGCCTCCTGTTTCGGTTCATAGGTTTGAAGAACTCGGGAATTGGCGGCCGCTTCGCGCATCGCAATCTGCATCTCGTGCTTCATCGCGAGGTGGTCACCGGACTTGCGGTCAATGACGCGCTTGATCGCCGCCTCGGTGTCGGCCATGGCGATATGAACCTCGACTTCGCGCTTTTGCCCGAAGCGCCAGCATCGCCGGATCGCCTGGTAATAGTTCTCGTATGAGAAGCTGAGACCAGCGAAGGCCATACGAGCGCAGCCTTGGAGATTCAGCCCGTACCCTGCAATCGATGGTTTTGTGATCAGGACGCGGAGGCTCCCTTGGGCGAATGCATCGAGCCGTGACTCCTTCAAGGAAAGTTGCATTGATCCGCGCACTTCCTCGGCGCCGGGAATGCGCTCGGCGACAGCATCGGCGTCGTAATCGGTATCGCACCAGATCAGCCATTGCTCTTCCGGATCGCTGTCGACACACTCGGCAACAAGATCGGCCCGATCCTGGCAGGTCAGGCGCTTTTCGGCGTGGATCGCGGTGGCAGAGGTGTCGGGCATGCGGAATAGTCGCTGTTGCCCGGCAAGCTTGCCCTTGGACTCCTCGCCAGCGTTTATCGTCCGGTCGGCCTTGACGGTGTGCTCATAGGTCCGGATTTTCGGAAGAACATAGCCGTCATCGGGAAAGCCAAGATCGGACGGCAGCGAGACGCACCGAGACCACGACGCGACCCATCGCCAGAACGCTTTGACGGCCGGTTTCTTGAGCCGGTATTTGCCCGCGTTCTGTTGATCAGCGATGAACCACCGGGACATCATTTCTGGCGCGTCCATGATGCCGAGAAATGCTGAGTGCTGACCAAGCTCGGTATGGTCGTTCGGTGCCGGCGTGGCGGTGCAGCAAAGCCGATAGGGTGTCTGCGAAAACAGACTGATCAGCTTGCGCGTGGTGACACCGGCGAAGCTCTTGAGGATCGAGCTCTCATCAAGGATCACGCCGCCGAACTGATTGACTAGAAAGTTGTCGATCCGCTCATAGTTGGTGATGTAGATCCTGGCCGGGCCTTCGATCTCGTCGGCGGTGCGAATGTATTTGGCATCGATGCCGAAGCGCCGGGCCTCGCGTTCATGTTGCGGGCCGACTGCCAGCGGGGCGAGCATGATGACAGGCTTGTTCGTCTTCTCGACGACCACCCTGCCCCACTCCAAGGCCGAGAACGACTTGCCGAGGCCGGTATCGAGAAACATGGCTGCACACCCGGCATGAAGGGCGAACTCGGTCACGGCGCGTTGATGCGGAAACAAATCGGGGTGCAGGTCGGGGATCTGATCAAAGCCGCGCGGGGTGAAGGCCACAGCCTTGCGGGCAATCAGATCGGCATATTCGGGCAAAATGCCCGTATTTGCGGACAGGACATGGCTTGTCATGATGCGCTCCAATCCGCGCTTTCAAGCGCTTCCAAAGGTTGAGGTGATGATGTTTGCCTATCGCCGCCATCGACCCACTCTCGGCCATCGGGCAGGCGATAGGTGACGGTCTCGGCGCGTTCGTCAGCGTCGATCTGTTCCGCTGGCACAAGCTCGGGCAAATAGAGGTGGTTAGGACAGCCCGCCAATTGGTCTTCGGTGGTCAGTTCCTGATTGTGACGGACGCAAAACCACTCGCCATTCTGGACGCAGCCGGAATGCAAGCATGTCCGACAATTGCGCGGCGGGAACTCGCTGCCATGGCAGATGGAATGCGCCGCGCAGTTCCGGCACTCGTAATGATCCGGCTTGTCGGCGATCCGGACCGGGGCGCGCTGCACGAATTTGATCCGCTCGAGCCGGGCCGCGATGGCCATGGCGTGGGCCGCGTCGTACTTGATCCGCTCGGCATGGACAGATCCGTCATTGCGGTCGCAACAAACATAGATCGCCCGGGTGAGGCCAAGCAGATGCATGGCGAATTGCGCCTTGGTCAGATGATCCGGCTTTGCCTCGGCAAGTCCGACTTTGACCACGCGGCGATAAGCTTGTGTGTTGAGCGCGGCCGTGACAACCAGGTGTTTTGTTTTTGGCGCTTCTTTGACGCCGGTCGCAATGCCATCGATGGGCGAGAAGAAATGTCCGTCCAGCGCATGAACGGCGTGGTAATTGCCGGTTGCGAGATCGACCGTCTCGACGCTCACGCCGGTATCGGTCAGCCATTTGATCAGCAGCGGCTTGACGGCCATGGCGATATCGCCAGCGCGGTTCCATCGAGCGGGACGGCACTGATCTCGATTGGCCCACCGGAAGCCGTACCAGATAGACCGCTCGCACGGCTTGCCGATGTCCGCGAGCGACATGCGGACCGGGCGCGCCTTGGGCCGGTCAACCGCCTCGATTGCATCGACGGTCGGATTGAGGGGTGCGGGGAACGCGGTCATGATGCAAGCGCCAATGGCCTGCGGACGCGCTCAATAGCCTCGCGCCTGAAACGCTGGGGTTTTCCGGCCTCATACCAGAATGCCACACGAGGCGGCTCATGGTAGCAGGCAATCACCAGCGGGTCGGCATAGGCGAATTTGCGCTCGGCCTTGCGCAACGTCGCGCCGCTATCCATGGCTGTATCAACAATCAGCAGTCTGCCAAGGTGCGTCGGCACTTTTGCGCCATACGGGATGAAAGGAATGTGCAACAGGTGACTGGCGTAAACAGCGGCCACCGCACCCGATCTGCCCGGTCCTGTGACACTTCCAATGGTCAAGTCCTCACAGTCAGCGGAAAGGACGTGAGCTATCCGTGCGTGAAACTCTTGCTCGGAAACGATCCGCATCATGCCACCTCCCCACGCCGCATGACATGCGCAGTGGTCGTGATCAGCGAGCGCGCACGGGCACGATTGAAGGCATGAAAGCCCTCGACTTCACCGGCTGCCGTCAGGTCGACGGGAGCACAAAGCGAGGTCTCGCGAGGATTGTTGAAGTTGGGGTTTGGCTGATTTGAGCGCCATTCCAGCGAACTGGTCTTGAAAGACAAAGCTTCCTTGTTCATTGTCGCGGTCCTTTCGCGGTCAATGTGAAAATCGTTGATTGTGATCGGGTGCCGGGCGGGTGCGGTTTACGAGGCCTGTTGCCCGCCCGGCTGCTTAATCAGAATGGAATTTCATCATCCGCCATCGCAGGCGCGCCCGATTTCAGATGCGCGAACGGATTGGCATTGCCACCACCAGCCGCAGGGGCCTTGCCGGGGGCGGGACCGCGCGTCGTCGGCGCCGGACCGCGCGAGGCGGGGGCGGTCCGGGCGGCGGGACCGGCATTGGCGGGCTTGACGTTGGTTATCTCATTCTGCGGCCCATACTGCCCGGTCGGGTCAGTCTTGACCTTGACCTTGATGATGCATGGGATCTGCAAAAGTTCGTCGGTGTCGGCGACGTTCATCTTGCCGGTCGCCTCGCGGACCATGGCAAACTGCGAATTGGCAATCGAGATCACCTTGTCGAGCTTGTTCATGTTCTCGGCCCACATATTGAGCCGCTGCCAGATCAGACGACCTGCGAAGTGCTCGCCCGTGATCTTCCACGTCAGCACCAGGCAACGGCCCTTCTCGGACTTGCTGGAAACCTCGGCAATCTCGGACTGCTCGATCACGGCCAGATATTCACCGGCCGGGATCGGGTCGAAATCGCCCGAAGACGGTTCGGCATTCTGGTCATAGTGTCCTGCGATCTGTACCATCACGCGGCATCCTTCTGTTCTTCCGCATCTTCAACGACTGCGGGCTTTGTTTCATCAAATCCGGGGAGATATGGAGCAAGGGCTGCGAAGCCCTGCCCCTTGTCGTAGCGAAGATCGGGCGGAATTCCGTACCGGTTCTTCGCATTGATCGAAGGCTTGCCGACCGTGCGCATCATAATGATTTCGCCACCAGATGCGCGAATACGAGCCGTGCTCTTGTCATTCTTGGCAGTGGTTCCGGATTTCGTTTCCGCCTTGATAATCACGTTGCGCTTCATGCAAATGATCGCATCAAGCCAGCGCTCGACCAGGGCCCGGTGATCCGCCCTGCCCTGATCGCCTTTCTTCGGCGAGTGCAGAGCGATCTGGTATTGGTCGTATGCCTGGGACTCGGGGTCGTGGTGTTCCTGCACCGCCGCATGGGCGATCAGAACGATTGCCATCCCGCGGTCATTGCGCAGAGCGTCCAGCATGGCGATGAATTCTTGCCAGATCGTGGTGGCGAACATGTAGCCCTTGTTGAACGGAAAATCTTCCATCCGGGCATAGGTGTTGCCTTCATCGTCGCCGCGCGCGCAAGTCTCATCATAGATGAGCTTTTGCAGTTCGGTTACGCTGTCGATGACGACTGTTTTTCGGTCGTGATCGCCTTCATAAAGTGCGGCCAAGCCTTCGCAAACCGCCTGATAGCTCGTAAGCTTTTTCTTCCTGAACGCAGGGATACCCTTCGGGATATCGCCGGGCGAACCATCTTCGACCTGAAAAACCACAGGCCTAGGAAACTCTACACCAATCGATGTCTTGCCCATTCCGGGTCGCCCGTAAAAGAGCATGCGAGGCGGGTCCGTCGCCTCCATTGTTTCGAGATCACTCAGGCTGATAGCCATGATCGTCTTCTCCAAATTCGAGTTGTGGCGCGTCAACCACCAATGCCCCGCTTGCGCCATCTTGCGAGGGGTGGAACGTCAGCGTCATGCGCTGGCATGGGTAAATGGCGATGTGAGCCAGATAATTGGCCTTTGGCGACCAGAACACGAAGGCAGCGGTCACAAACCGGTCATCATCAATGATTTCAGCCTTGACCAGAGCGTCAAGAGCAGCCTTTGTCCGATTGTCGATATCGGCCTGCGATGAATGCCGCTCGACGCCGATCAGGACGATGACGCGACCCGCCACCTTCCGGACGTGCTGCGACCTGATTGCGGTTGCGGCCTGCATCTTCCAATCGGTATATTGTGCGGTCGGAATGCGACCCTTGCCGGTCTTGTTCAAAAACAGATTGTTTGTCGAGGGTGGCGCCGGAATGGTAAAGGTGACCGGGACGGGCTTGGGAGTTTCAACCGCCCCGGTCGGGACGCCTGGCACGGTCGTCCGGTTGGTGTTTGTTTGCGCGTGAGCAGTCATCAGTCAGTCGCTCCGATATTCGCGCGGCCCACAGCAGTAT harbors:
- a CDS encoding DNA-methyltransferase, with translation MTNVLDQSAGTSWNAYNADTVEFTAGMPTNSIDLSVYSPPFSSLYIYSESERDMGNVDSHDEFFATYRHLIREKLRITKPGRLTAIHVKDLVFYSNSSEKGDRGLYHFTGECIRVHVEEGWTFHRLITIWRCPVKEMQKTKSDRLLYKNFRTDAARTGGGMPEYIAVFRKWNEAMENTPAVVHPPSQFPLDVWQEWASPVWMDTHETNVLNVGAKNDEERHLCPMPLDLTQRIVLQYSNPGETVYSPFMGIGSEGVVAVREGRKFLGTELKPAYFKRAVRNLQSAEENQTAGDLLDTFSGDAA
- a CDS encoding DUF669 domain-containing protein, with the translated sequence MVQIAGHYDQNAEPSSGDFDPIPAGEYLAVIEQSEIAEVSSKSEKGRCLVLTWKITGEHFAGRLIWQRLNMWAENMNKLDKVISIANSQFAMVREATGKMNVADTDELLQIPCIIKVKVKTDPTGQYGPQNEITNVKPANAGPAARTAPASRGPAPTTRGPAPGKAPAAGGGNANPFAHLKSGAPAMADDEIPF
- a CDS encoding RusA family crossover junction endodeoxyribonuclease; amino-acid sequence: MTAHAQTNTNRTTVPGVPTGAVETPKPVPVTFTIPAPPSTNNLFLNKTGKGRIPTAQYTDWKMQAATAIRSQHVRKVAGRVIVLIGVERHSSQADIDNRTKAALDALVKAEIIDDDRFVTAAFVFWSPKANYLAHIAIYPCQRMTLTFHPSQDGASGALVVDAPQLEFGEDDHGYQPE
- a CDS encoding helicase-related protein gives rise to the protein MTSHVLSANTGILPEYADLIARKAVAFTPRGFDQIPDLHPDLFPHQRAVTEFALHAGCAAMFLDTGLGKSFSALEWGRVVVEKTNKPVIMLAPLAVGPQHEREARRFGIDAKYIRTADEIEGPARIYITNYERIDNFLVNQFGGVILDESSILKSFAGVTTRKLISLFSQTPYRLCCTATPAPNDHTELGQHSAFLGIMDAPEMMSRWFIADQQNAGKYRLKKPAVKAFWRWVASWSRCVSLPSDLGFPDDGYVLPKIRTYEHTVKADRTINAGEESKGKLAGQQRLFRMPDTSATAIHAEKRLTCQDRADLVAECVDSDPEEQWLIWCDTDYDADAVAERIPGAEEVRGSMQLSLKESRLDAFAQGSLRVLITKPSIAGYGLNLQGCARMAFAGLSFSYENYYQAIRRCWRFGQKREVEVHIAMADTEAAIKRVIDRKSGDHLAMKHEMQIAMREAAANSRVLQTYEPKQEATLPAWISA
- a CDS encoding ATP-binding protein, which gives rise to MAQAGHWWLTRHNSNLEKTIMAISLSDLETMEATDPPRMLFYGRPGMGKTSIGVEFPRPVVFQVEDGSPGDIPKGIPAFRKKKLTSYQAVCEGLAALYEGDHDRKTVVIDSVTELQKLIYDETCARGDDEGNTYARMEDFPFNKGYMFATTIWQEFIAMLDALRNDRGMAIVLIAHAAVQEHHDPESQAYDQYQIALHSPKKGDQGRADHRALVERWLDAIICMKRNVIIKAETKSGTTAKNDKSTARIRASGGEIIMMRTVGKPSINAKNRYGIPPDLRYDKGQGFAALAPYLPGFDETKPAVVEDAEEQKDAA
- a CDS encoding DEAD/DEAH box helicase; its protein translation is MITLRPYQSDAIAAVKDYWSKGGGNPLVEMATGTGKSMVIAELTRSLLEEYPAMRVLMLVHVRELVQQNFMALLKVWPDAPAGIYSAGLGRRDAHHRITFASIQSVYRRADLLGERDLIHIDEAHLVPSKGEGMYRQLLDDIAAKSPHARVCGFSATPYRMDTGRLDGGTARLFDETVYKYGVAEGIEDGFLSPLVSKAGLTEIDVSNVQKRGGEFVPAQLENASDKITAQAVAEICEFGKSRRSWLVFCAGVKHAFNVRDAMRGRGISCETVTGDTPSGERDSILRRFKAGEIKCLTNAQVLTTGFDAPGVDLVVMLRPTLSTGLYVQIVGRGTRLSPGKENCLVLDYAGNIRRHGPVDAVGAESKTFNPDADTGKVSVDSVRAKECPGCQELIAINSITCKICGHEFPREEKPKHEAEAEKSVGILSGEKVGPQQVPVVDWRFHRHEKLGMPDSVRVTFIAGISEYREWVAFEHGMTRKQAACQWWSLHGGSAPYPKTTEEALLRTDELIMPTTISIRPNKQNRKHIDIVGRSFPARAELEAAE